The DNA region CGCTGTGTGTGAGGTCGACGATGATCGCATTCCCGTGGTCCGCTTTGCGCAGGGCATCGAGGACCACTGCGATGTCCTCCTCGAAGCTCTCGCTGGAAACGTCCTCATGCTCCCCGAAGGCCAGCGTTCCGGGGCTCGTGAAGAAGGTTTCGTGCAACGTCTGTGTTCGCTGCGGGTCATTCTGAAGATCGTAGATGTGTGCCGGGTTGTCGTCCCGGCTACCGGAGATGATGGTGAGCCGGCTCTGAGCTGCCTCGCAGAGTGCGCGTGAGAGTGCTACTGCGGGCGAGAGATGGCAGCCCCAGCCGTGGAAGACTCCCAGGCCGCGCCATGAGGATCGTGGATTCGATTCAGCGATGACACACTCATAAGTGGCGAAGCCCAGGCTCGATGTCAAATCCCGAACCGCGACGTCGACCTCGGCTCGCTCGAAACAGGCGATCAGCTTCTTGCACTCGGGGTCGTCGACGCTGTCCAGGTCGATTCTCCTCTGCTGTCGTGCCGCTTCCGTCTCGCGTCCCCACACGTCCTGTGCATCCCGCTCGATGACCTCGAGTAGGCCGTGAAGGGTCGCCTCCAATAGATGATTTCCCGAGGCCAACCCGTTCGAGCTGTTGAAGAAGGTCAGTTTCATGCTGTGGGAAAGGAGCGTGTTCATGGTCACGTATTCGTATGGCACCCACACCGGCTGCTCCCGAATCAGATCGTAGCCCTCGACCCAGGGCGCCGGGTTTCCCGGCAGCAACTGGCCCCCGGAGCGCAATGGGAGTCGGGTTACATCGATCGTCGGCCCGACCGCGCTCATCTCTCGATACGATCCGATCCGAACCGGAAGTTCGATCCATTCGGCATGCCAGTTTTCGACCGACTCCATCAGCGCGGAGACCTTGGCGTGATCGCGATCGATGCCTTTGCCCTGGGAGACCGCGAGGGATCGCGAGTTCGGCCGGATGGCCATATAGACCGGAATGCCGATGCAATCGAGGCCGGTGACATTGGCGAGTCTAGTGATGCCCAGCTTTGGCATGAATGGCGCGAAGGCCGCCAGCGTCTTGTCGGGCCGACAGCTTCGATGTGATCCCGAAACCCTATGCGACTTCGCTTGTCGGTAGTCCTGCCCCAGGATCTTCATGAATCGTGGCTCTCGGTTTCCGGTGGTGAGGCTCAAAGTATGTCAGATGCCCGATGGTGGTTGCCATCGCGGTGGCCACGGTCCAGAATGTCTCGGAACCTAACTGTGTTGCCGTCGATCGCGAGGCCGCCCTCGCGCGGGGGTCCCGAGGTCGAGGCGCGATGGCGAAGGTTTCCCCAATCCGCAAGGGAACGGAAGCGGTGGTTCTCGTGGTTCCGCCGGTGCTGCACCCGAACATGCCACCACTGGGAACGAGTGTCCTCGCCCCTGCCTGCGTGCAGGCGGGCGTTCCCACCCGGGTCGTGGAAGCCAACGTCGCCTTCGCAGCAAAGGTGGGCTTCGAGTTCTGTGGCCGGATTGCCGCCTCGCCGCCGTGGAAGCTGCTGGGGGAGGCGATTTTCCTGGCTGCGGCCTATCCGGAACGCGCCGACGAGCAACCCCGCGTCCTCGAGTTTCTCTCACAGGCTTCAGGACTCGGAACGATTGCGTTGCCCTGGGAGCCGCTCTCCGAGGCCGAGGTGTCGAGTTGTGCCGAGGCAGTGCCGGGCTTCATCTCCGAAACGGTGGAGCGTGTGTTGGCCGGGTCTCCTCGAATCGTGGGCCTGAGTGCCATGGGCCAGCAGACCTTGGCCAGCATCGCCATCGCCAGGGAGGTCAAGAGGTTGCGCCCGGAGGTGGTGACCGTTCTGGGAGGGACCAACGCCACCGAACCCATGGGCAGCGGGATCCTGGCAACTACCGAGGCCTTCGATTTCGCGTTCTCCGGCGAGGCGGATCTCCGGTTCCCGGAGTTCTGCCGCACGTACCTCGAGACCGGCGAGCTTCCAGAGCGCCGCATCGTGAGCTGTGCGCCGGTTGCCGACCTCGATCTCGTGGCCGAGCCGGACTACGACTCCTACTTCGCGGAACTCGAACTGCACCGGGCCTACGACCCGGTGGCCGACGCAGGTCCCGCCAACCTGCTCTTCGAGTCGTCGCGCGGTTGCTGGTGGGCCGACAAGCTCACCTGCAAGTTCTGCGGCTACATCACCCCTGGCACGCGCTACCGCGTGCGATCGCCCGAGAAGATCGTGACCTCCATCGAGTCGCTGATAGAGCGCTACGGCGTTCGCGCGACGCGCGCCAGCGACGCCATCATGGCACCGCATTTTTCGAAGAACGTGCTGCCGCTGCTGATCGAGCGGGGCATCGACTGCTCAGTGGCCTACGAGGTGAAGTCCAACTTGAAGGAGGCCGAGCTCGACACTTTCGTCCGCGCCGGCGTCACTGAGGTACAGCCCGGCATCGAGTCGCTGTCAAGTCACGTCCTCGGCCTCATGGACAAGGGCGTCAGTGCCCTCGAGAATGTCGCCCTGCTGCGGAACGCGAGGTCCCGGGGCATCGAGGTAATCTGGAACTTCCTCACTGCGTTCCCCGGCGAGGCCCGCGAAGATTACGAGGCGATGATCGAGCTCATTCCGCTCATCGAGCACCTGCGTGCGCCCGTGCGCTGGGGCCCGATCCACGTCTCGCGTTTCAGCCCGTACCACGGCGATCCGGCTCGCTGGAAAATCGAGAACGTGCGCCCCTTCGCGGTCTACACGGAACTATTTGGCAAGCTGGCAGACCAGGTCGCCTGCAACTTCGATGCAGATTACGAGACCGGATTCACACGTGATCCCGACCTGGTGCGCCGCTTCGACGAGGTGCTCGCTCGCTGGACCGATTCCTGGCAAGTTCAAGGGGACCCCCCTTGCCTGGAGGCCTGGCCCCTGGACGGCGGATGGGTACTGGTCCAGGACAAGCGTCCAATCGCCCGGGCTCCGTGGCACCTGCTGACCGATGTGCAGGTCGAGGCCATGGAGAGCGTCCGCGCCCCGTCGCGGGTGGAGTCGATCCGCGAGACGAACCGGGCGCTGCTGGAGGAGCTGGTGGACCGCAGGCTCGTGGCGTTGTACGAGGGCAGATACCTGTCGCTGGTTAGCGAGCCGGATGTCGGTCTGGGCCTGAACGCCGAGCGGGAGCAGATCCTGGCTCGGAGCGGCGGATGATTCCGACGCGGAACACCACCGGGAGGAAGCGCCCTTGACCTCGCTCGACACGCTCGTGATCGGCGGCGGACCCGCCGGTCTCGCCTCCGCCGTACGCGCGGCGTGGTTGGGAACCACCCGGGTCGAGCGGCAACGGGTGGGGCTGATCGAGGCCTCCGAGCTTCTTGGCGGCCTGGCGCTCTGGCGCCCTCCGCAGACCTTTGCTCCGAACAGCTACTTCACGAAACGGGACATCAAGGCTCTGGAGGATGCCTGCCGCGAGTACGAGGTGGAGATCATTCGAGATGAGGTGGTGGCACTCGAGCCCGGAGAACACACGCGGGTGGTGTGTCGGAAGGCTGCCCACGAGGCGTCGAGCGTGGTGGTGACGACGGGCCTGAAGCGGTCCTTCCACACGGAGAAGATGCTCCACGACGGAGGTCGGCTCTACTGGTTCACGGATCTCGAGGTGGGTGCAGGCATTCTCGGTCGACTCGACGCGCACACCGAGCATCGTCGGGTGATCCTCTGCGGCAGCCGAATGGCATTGGCCACTGCGCAGATCTTTCGGGCGCTGGAGACGGGCCTGGAAATCTGCTGCATCGTCGAGGCCAGCGCTCCGGACGAGGTGCTCGCGCAAGACGTGGCCGGGACTGTCGATGCAGTGGGGAGCGACGGCACCGATGTCGTCGTCACCGTTCGCAGCGGTTCGAACGCCGCCCCGACCGAACTCCGGGGCGATGTCCTGCTGGTGGACTTCAACTCCTACGAGCTTCACTGCGCTTCTACCGGCTTCGTCGCCGCCAGCGGTATTGCGCTCGAGAAGAATGGTTACATCCAGGTAGACCGGGAGATGTGTACCAACATGGGGGGACTCTTCGCCGCGGGGGACGTGACGGGGCCTCCTTCTTCGGTGATCAAAGCTCTTTACGAGGGGACGATGGCCGGCTTCTCGGCCTACCGTCACGTCTACCGCTTGAAACACGGGAGCGATCCGGACCTCAATCCCTACTTCCCCGAGCCCATTCCCCGCACGTTCTGAAACGTCCGTCCCTCATCCTTCACATCCGCGAGTTCGACCTGGAGGAAGCCCATCCCGATGCAGCGCTGAGCGAGCTGCCGGAACATGCGTTCGCTTTCCTCCCGTGCCGGTTCGGGCATCTCTCCCAGCCACGCTGATAGAAACTCGTCGACGTTGCGGGGGAGACCGTCTCCCAGTAGATCGAAGAGCGTCGGGTTCATGCTGAAGCTCGCGCTGGGCCCAGTGATGCGCACTTCCTGCCCCTCGAGCCCCACTTCCTCTCCCTCGAGCCGCAGGTCCAGCAGAGGGTTCCAGCGCAGTCGGACGCGGCTCGGGTCTCCGGTGTCTGGCAGGCTGGTGGTGAAGGGGAAGGGGCGCCCGTGGTAGTGGCGGCCATAGAGAACCGAGTACTCCTCGAAGCCGGGCCAGAGGTGGGCAGCAGTGTTGTGATGACGCTCGAAGATCGCCCGCAGGGCCGGGTAGAACTCCTCCTCGATCAGGCGACGGACGTCTTCGTTGGCGAGCCCCCGGGTGTTGGTCCAATCCTGCGGAGCGATGCCGATGACGAAGTCTTTCTCCAGGGCTTCGGCTGCGATCTCCACGCCGAGCTTCGCCCGCTCATCACAATAGGAGGTCCGGAATTCGAGGCCGAAGGCGTGCATGTCGAACGAGTTACCGGGGTGGTCGATGATTTCCTGGTTGTCGACCAGGAACGCGAAGGTCTTTCGCGCCGCCGCTTCGTCTTCCTCGGGAAATCCGATGATGGAGAAGAGATGGAAGTCGATTCCAGCCTGGCGACAGTGTTTCAAGATGGTGGGGGCGTCGGCAATCCGCGTTCCCTTGTCCATGTGGTCGAGGGTTTGCTGGCAGCCGGACTCGAGGCCGAAAAAGAGCTTGCGCATCCCCATCTCGTGAAGACGCTCGAAGACCTCCGGCGTGAAGCCCGGCTCCAGCCTCGCGTAGCCCGTGAACGAATGATCGCCATCCGTTCCCAGCGCGTCCGCGAGCTTGACGAGGAGCTTGGGCGAGAGCGCCTCATCGGTGATCACGAAATTGCGGCAACCGAAGCGCGCGGCCAGCGCGCGCACGTCCGCCGCGATCTGCTCGGCCTCCCGCACCCGGTAAGCCTTGCGACTGACGCGATTGATCGCGGCGATGTCGCAGAAGCGGCAGCGGTTGTAGTAACACCCCTTGCCGGCAAGGATCGGAAGCACGGGCTCCGGCACCAGGTACGAAGCCAGAGGCAAGCCCGAGAAGTCGGGTGTTGGCAGGCTTCGCACGTCTTCTACGTGAGCGATCGTCGCCTGTACCGAATCCCCACGTTGGAAGAGCAGGTTGGGGACGTTCTCGAACTCTCGGGAGCCAGCGAGTTGGTCCAACAGGGCTAGCAGGGCCGTCTCTCCTTCGTAGACGACCACCGCGTCGGCGAAGGCCTCGAAGAACGCGGGCCGCCTGGCCAGGGCGTCGGCGAACTTGGAGTAGACCGTTCCCCCAATGACGACGAAGTGGCCGCGCTGGCGCAGCCCCCGCGCCAGCATCAGGCCCGGTAGGATCTGCTGGCGGTTGGTGATGCTGATCCCTACCAGGTCTGGCGGCACTGCTTCGAGACCCGGGAATACGTCCTGCTCCCAATGCTCGGCGAAGAGATTTGCGGCGGGGTCCGCGGTCACGTCGATCAGGTGGGAGAGCTTCTGCGGGTCGACGCCCGGCACGCCGTAGCGGGCCGGGAAGAAGGCGCAGGCGACGCCGCGAGGGTCGGCCATGCACGTCAGGGCCAGTCCGGATTCCAGGATCGCGCGGGCGCTGGAGTGATCGTTGGCATCGTAGAAGTGCTCAGGGCTGCGAAGTGTCGTGAAGGAATCGGGCACATTCTGAAGCAGGGATTCCCCCAGGAGCGCCATGCGGCTACGCGGCTCGCTCCAGTCGAGGCGTGTACCCAGGGAATCGCGCAGACGTCGCACGGCCTGTTCCAGAAGATCTGGCTGTAGCAATGCTTCGAAGCCCAACACGTTGAGATCGAGCAGGTCGACCTGGACACCGGAACCGCGCAGGGCCGCTGCCAGCGAGGGAAGCGCCAGCTGGGGTCCTCGCGGATCGCCGCACGGCGGGTAGATCAGGGTCGCTTTCACGGATCACGCTTTGTCTTGCGAGAGGATCGAATCGAACCAGGCCCCTTCGTCCTCGGCATCGATCGCAGTCCCCAGAGTGAGGCAGCCGATGTAGGAGTTGTGGATGAGTTTCCCGAGCACGAGCGCCAGGGTCATCTCGACGGGTTCGAAGCGTTCTCGCAGGGCGTCCGCCCGGGAGGGCCAGGGGATGGGGATCTGCTTCCAGCGCTTCGTCTGCTCGGGTGGCAGGCCCGGGCCCTGGGGTGTGTGCGGCTGCGCCGGTGGCCGTTCGGCCAACAAGCGGCCGATGCCGTCCGATAGCTCGTACGGCAGGTCGCGGAAGGGAGGCCTGCGCGCGATCCTTCGCAAGTGACCGGCGACAACGTCACCCTCGCGCATGCGGACGAAGGTCTGGAGGTGAAGTCTGCGGAACAGGGAGTACCAGTCCTTGTCGGTACCGAAAGGTGCTGCCGAGAGCGCTGGTCGCGATCGAACGACGGTGACGGATGCCCCCTCCAAGAGGCGGGCCAGCATCTCGCGAAGGAAGTCGCCCTTGCCGCTCGGCGAGGTGTAGAGCTCGCTGAAGCCGGGGCCCGCGACCAGGAAGGCTCCCGTGTCGAGTGTCGTCAGACTGGCGAGGTCGCCCAGCAGCTCGGCGTCGAGGCCCGGTCCGCTGAAGGCAAAGCACTCCGGGTCGCTGCTGCGGCCCGCCGGCCGAAAAGCGTCGGATGTCGATGGCTGCCGGAGGCCCTCCCGCCACTCCAGCGTCCCGTTCTCAGTCAGGTGCTGGCCCGCCAACAGAAAGCGCAACTCGAAGTCGCTGGTGAGCCCGAGTTCGGGCGGCGCGGAATTCAGTAGCTCGCGCGTATCGGCGTCGAAGTCCGTGGGTCGTTGCTGCTTCTTCAGGGGATCGAAGCCGAGACCCCGCTCCTCGAACCAATGCGCCCCACCCATGGCGTAGGGAATCGCGTAGCGCGCCTCGAGCACCTCCGCCGCTCGCAGGAACTCCTGGGGCTCGAGCATCAGGCGCTGTTGCCTGGCCAGCTCCTCGTCGGGAACGAAGCACAGGTATTGCGGGACCGACGAAGGCAGGAACTGTGGGGGGTAGAGATTCCAGCGCCGGTGGTTGGCGAAGAAGTAGTCGACGCGGCCGACTTCGCGACGTAGCGCCCGCGTGTACTCCTCGATCGACATGCGGGGATCCGATCCGGAATCCGCCAGCAGCAGGCTCGTCGATCCGCCGGCACGCAGCGCGTAGACGTTTCCACGGTTGAAGTCGGACAGGCCCGCCTCGCTTCCCCAGCCCAGCGGCTGCTCGCCGTAGAAGGGAAGCGCCGTGATCTCGAAGCTCCCGAGCTCGAGGCTCTCCCCCCACTGCAGGGTGCGCACGTCGTGGAACTCCAGCTGTTCGAGGCGCCTGCGCACGTTGATCGAGAGCAACGATTCCTCGGGGACGTCGGGCACGATGAAGATCGAGTCGGCCGGGAACTGGAAGAGGCAGCCCGGCGCGAAATGGTCGGCGTGCGTATGCGTGATGAGGATGACGTGGCGCTCCTCCGGGAAGTCCAGTGGGCTGAGCGGCTGGTAGTGGTTCGGGTAGCGCGGTGCCTTGGGGCAGAAGAACGGATCCGTCCAGACGCGCAGGTCGCCGTCGGACCAGCTGATGCAGGCGTGCCCCACATAGAGCGGCTCGCCGGATTTCTTGCCACCGCCGTGAACGACGCGCTCGAAGCCCGTGGCAGCGATGGCGGGCTCGAGCTCCTCGACGAAGCGCTGGAGCGCCGGCCCCCCCGCATCTCCCTCGCCGCGCAAGAGCGTCCGCAGCGCGTCGCAACCGACGCGGTCCAGCGGCACGCTCGCCAGGCCCGTCCCGACAGTGGAGCGCAGGTGGGCCCAGGCCGGCGCGATGTCGTCTTCCTTCGGGTGCCAGAAGGAGGTGTCGGCCAGAACCGCCTGGTGTGGTTCCGATCGGCGCTCGCGTAGCACCGAGTCGGCCGTCTCCCGTACCGACAGGCGCTCTGCACGGCGGGCGGGGTCGAGCATGAGCGCGGCCACGGCCTGGGTCGTCTCGGGATAGAGGGAGCCTGCTACGAAATCCTGAAGTCGGCCCGAGAGGGTCGATCCGTAGGGGGTGCCATCTGTCCACTCGACCGAAATGTCCAGGAAATCGGCGACTCGCTTCATGTTCTCGTCAGCTCCGGACGGCACGCCTCCCGTGCCTCGGCAAGGATCTGTTGCTGGGTCGGGAGGTCGAGTGCCCATAGGTTGTAGATGTAGTTGAGACATTGCAGCAGTGTCGTGCTGGCCTCGAATCCGGCGCTGCGCGGCGCCGCCAGCAGCGGCAGCAGGGCCTCGAAGTCTGATGGGTCGCAGAGTGTGGCAGCGGGCTGATCGCGCTGTGCGGAAGCTCCTTCGAGCGGCGTGCCGCGCAGACGCGCGAAGCGCCCCAGCGCCTCCCACACCAGCCAGCGATCGTTCAGATGGCAATCGAGGAAGGCGATGCTGAACTCCGACCAACGACCGGCCGTACAGCGGGAGCCCGAGATCAGGGCCTCCATGTAGGCGTCGGAAGCCGCGGTCAACAGACGGTTCACGTCGTCTTGGAAGGCCCCGGAAAGGAGCTCGCGCTGCTCGAAATAGGAGTCGAATACGCGTGCTCCGAGCCACGACCACTTCCACTGGCCCTGCGCGAGCAGCAGTGTCTCGATCAGCGCTTCGGGCGGGCCATCGGCCTTGAAACGCAGGCGTAGGCCCGGGGGCTTGTGAAGGAAGAACCAGGCCTCGACCAGGTCGCGGCGTTCGAGATCACGCCGCAGGTTCCGCAGGGCGAAGAAGAACTCGGTCTGCTCCTTGAGGGAAGGAATGTGTCGGACTTCCAGGCCGAGTTGGAGCCAGTCGTTGACCAGCGGGATATCGAGGGCGCCATCGTTCCCGTCGGCGGCGTGGAACACGCCTAGTCGCAAGGGCTCTTCATGCTGGACGCGAACGATCTTCACGATCCTGCCTCGTGCAGTGGACGCCCATCATACGCGATCGCTCTCCTTCGCGACATTCCTTCCCTTGCACTGGGCGGCAGGCACGGCTGAGCGTCATTCGCTATGGGTTCCAGGAGGGCACGGACATGTCACATGCGGTATCGAGCGCCACGATTTCGCACTTTCGTGATGCGTTTCAGGAAATCCTGCGCTGGGACGAGCAGATCCCTCCGGCGCAGCACGCACTCCTGCTCGCGGAGCCCGCGGCGCGCGAGTGGGCGCGGCAGTCGTTGATCGAGTCGTACTGGCGGATGTGCGAGACGACCCGGTTGATCCTGGCTGCCGTCCAGGCCCTCGACACCCGCGGCGACATCGAGAGTGCGCGCTTCTGGAGCGCCCACATCGACGAAGAGCTGGGACATGATCGGGTGTTCTACAAGGATGTATGCGCACAGTACGGGAGTGTCGAAGCCGGTGAGGCAGCGTTGGCGAAGTTTCCCCCGTCACCTGCCACGGCGGCGTTGCTGGGGTATTTCCGTTGGCAGGTCGAGCGCGGCAACCCGCATCTGCTGATGGTGCTGCGCTTCTTCCTGGAGTCATTCCTGGTGGTGGAGCTCGACGAGATGGAACGCTTCGAACGCTCTCTCGGGAACATCGGTCTGGAGACGCTTCGCACTCATCGCGAGCACGATCTCGACCACGTGAAACCCTGTGGCCCCTATCTGGACGCGCACTTCGAGCCGTCGGATATCCCCACCATCGTGTGGTCTAGCGACTTCATCACGACCTGCCTGATCGAGAGCCAGACCTGGGTGGCCACACGGGTGTTGCGCAACCTCGAATGAAGGCGCTGCACTTCCGGTACGGCTGGATCGCGCGGCCCCGGTTGGCCGAACTACTTCCTGTGTCGGACGAGATCGCAAGCATGCGCCAGCTGCTGGAGCGGCGGCGCCGGCTACTGGAACAACCCAACAGCGAGGCCATGCGCCGCGACGCCTGGAGCCGGGATGCATTGCGCGTGGCCGCCTGGTTTCAGAAGCCCCGTGTCGATCGCCCGCCGAGCCTGAAGGCCGTGCGCAGCACCCGTCGGCTGGCCGAGGAGGCCGACGATCGTCTGCTGTACGAGATTCAAGATTGGGTGGGCGAAGCACACTCCCTGCTGGATGGAAGCCGCGCGGAGAAGTCTCCACCTCTCGATGAGATGATCTCGTTCCTGGAAGCACTGGCCCGGACCGACTTCCCGAGCCTTCTGTCGTGGCGCCAGGCGCGTCTCGCAGCGCGCCTGTTCGTCGCCGATGGGCATGGTGCGCAAGAGCTGGCGCCGACGTACCGGCGGGCCGGTCGGGCCACGGTTCAAGCGGCGCGCACCTGTGTTGGCTACGCCCTGGCGGGCGTGGGCCGGTTGGCACCGCGCCAGGCCTGGGTGGGGGTTGGCTTCGGCCGCTTCGAGGCGACGAGTTCCGAGGAGAGCATCGCTGTCGTGCGCGATCGGGAGCGCATCTGCGTCGAGCCCGACCTGGCCTGGATCGAGCGGCACTGGCGAGACCTCGAACCCATGCCCCTGGCAGCGGGTACGCGGCCCTGGAGCTACCTGGATGAGCGCGTTCGCATCCAGTCCGATCCGCGGGTGGAGCGGTACCACGCAGAGATAGTCGAGCAGCTCCGCGAGCTGGCGAATCAGGTAGAGGCAGAGCCCTGGCACTTCGAAGCCATCCAGGGCTTTCTGACTGCGACCGAGGCCCTGCTGCGTGAATCGGTGGGCGAGGAGATCTGGGGCGAGGACCCACACGCCTGGTGGGTCAGTCGCTACCTGCCCGAGGAACAGTCCGTCGCGCAGGAATGCTCGCAGCAGTTCCGGCAAGATTTCGTGCAGCACCGGGCTGGGTTGCGCGAGCGCCGCCTACTCTTCGAGCCCGACGAGGACTGGATCCATCCGGTTCTCCTGCCCTATCCCTACCGCCTCCGACAGCGCTCTCCTGCCGCGATTCGTGTCGAGGCGGAGGAGTTCTTCGACTGGGTCGCCGAGATCGGCGGCGGGGAAGGCGCCGATCTTCCGTTCGTGCCGCCGACTGCCGAGCCCGGCGCCGCTCTGGTGAGCTGGATCGACGAACGGGGCTCGCGCCACCAGTTCGTCGATCCCAGCCCGCGGCGGGCTTCCGAGCGGAGTGCCGTCTGCATGGTCTCCCGCCCGCTCTTTTCGGAACCGCAGGTGAGCGACGGCCAGGCGCTGCGGCCGCCGCTCCATCGGGTCGACAACCGACTGGTGCGACTCCAGGAGACCGAGCGAGATCCGGCTGAGGTGTCGCCGGGGGAGTCGGTCAGCTTTCACTCCGCGCTGCTCGATGTGGAGACTACGCCGCTACTTGCCTTGGAGTTGGCATCGGCCCGCTACGCGCGGGCCGCAGACCTGGTTCCGCAGCTCGTGGAGCAGGAGGCCGCGGAGCAGCTCTCGTTCGGGCGTGTGTGGGCCCGGGATGGCGTGTGGCTGCTGGAGCCGGTCGAGAGTCGGGAGCTACTTCGCAAGCTGGGAACGGCGCGTGCGCTCGCCGGGCTCTATCACCTGGAGGTCCACGAGGTGCTGGGTCAACCTGCATGGCTCGATGTCGTGGCGAACGGAAAGCATTCCGCGCTCCCGACCCAGTCGCTCGTAGCCTGGGACTACCTCGTTCACCTGTTGCGGACGACCTCTGTTCCGCTGGCCCTGATCCATCCCAAAGCGACGACGCGAGCTCCGCTGATCGTCGACGCTGCGGGAGGCGCACTGCCCAGCCAGGTTCTGGCGCGCTGAGGCTCCCAAGAAACCGACAAACCTGAGGCGCGCTTCGGCCGCCTCAGGTTTGTCGAGGAAACCCGATCGACGGATGAACCGCCGGGTGGGACCGCGTCGTGGCCGTCTACCAGGGACACATGGTGGTCGAGGCCGCTGCGCCCGGGTCGAGTTTCGCGATGGTCTCGTAGGCGCTGCCCAGCTCGCGCAACTGCGCAGCCGTCAGCATCTTGCTGGTCTCGTTGGCTCTCGGCGTGCGAAGCTTGCCCTTGAGATTGGCCGGAAGTCCGTCGAAGGCGGCCTTCTGCTCCGCCGTCACATTGAACGGCTGGCCGTTTCTGGGCGAGATCTTGATCATCCCAGGACCCTGCTGGATGCCTGGGAGTGCCCGCTTCATGGCGGGCTTGATCTTCATCTCCCGGGCGCCTCCCGGGCTCTTCTTGTCTTCGGCGAGGGCTTTCAGCGCCAGCGATGATCCTGCGGCTGCCAGCGCAGTCCGCATGGCGGCTTGCTTGATGAAGACTCGACGATTCATGCAGTACCCCTCCTGTATAGAACCTTGCCCCCGCGAGTGTGCGCCGAGCGACCTCGCTACGAACTACACGCGGGCGAAACGCGAGTGTAGTTCGGGCGAAGCTGCGGGCGCAAGGTCTCGACCGAATCCACGATCGCCGGTGGTGTAGGTGCGGGAATCCCGATGAACGAGATTCAAACTACGGTGTGCAGTGATGTGTGGCGAGAAACCCTCAAGGGCTGATCAACCTGGTAGGGTCGAGGGCTGCGCGGTGGTCCAGAAAAAACCGAGGAAGGTCCCTCATTCCCATGAGACCTTCGAAGGCGAAGACCATTCTCGGATTCAGACGACTTCGAGCGCCGGCGGCCCCTCTTCGACCTCGGCGACGCGCACGGCCGCCGCCACGCCCGCGGCCCGAAGAGCACTCACGAGATCGTCTGCTTCGTGCCCGGGGACCGAGAGTAGAAGCCCACCCGAGGTCTGGGGGTCGAAGAGGATCTCCTCGTGCTTGCGGGAAACATCTGCTCGCATTGTCATGGACGCCTCGACCATGGCCCGGTTGGCAACGTTGCTCCCGGTGGTCTCCCCTCGCTGGTACATCTCGAGTGCCCCCGGGTAGACCGGCAGGCTTGCGAAGTCGAGACGCAATCGACTCCCGGAACCACGGGCGATTTCGAGGAGGTGTCCGGCGATGCCGAACCCGGTCACGTCCGTGCACGCATGAAGGTCGAAGCCCAGGGCGATCTCCATCGCTGATCCGTTGAGAGAGGCGACCGCCGGCAGGACCTCTCGCTCGAGCTCCGCAAAGTCGAACCGGCCGGAACGTACCGCGTTGAACAACACGCCGGTGCCGAGCGGCTTGGTGAGGACGAGTGCGTCCCCCGGCCTGGAGCCGGCATTGGTGATGATCCGGTCCGGGTGGACTGTGCCGTTGACGCTGAGACCGTATTTGGGCTCCTCGTCTTCGACCGAATGACCGCCAACGAGA from bacterium includes:
- a CDS encoding radical SAM protein, giving the protein MKATLIYPPCGDPRGPQLALPSLAAALRGSGVQVDLLDLNVLGFEALLQPDLLEQAVRRLRDSLGTRLDWSEPRSRMALLGESLLQNVPDSFTTLRSPEHFYDANDHSSARAILESGLALTCMADPRGVACAFFPARYGVPGVDPQKLSHLIDVTADPAANLFAEHWEQDVFPGLEAVPPDLVGISITNRQQILPGLMLARGLRQRGHFVVIGGTVYSKFADALARRPAFFEAFADAVVVYEGETALLALLDQLAGSREFENVPNLLFQRGDSVQATIAHVEDVRSLPTPDFSGLPLASYLVPEPVLPILAGKGCYYNRCRFCDIAAINRVSRKAYRVREAEQIAADVRALAARFGCRNFVITDEALSPKLLVKLADALGTDGDHSFTGYARLEPGFTPEVFERLHEMGMRKLFFGLESGCQQTLDHMDKGTRIADAPTILKHCRQAGIDFHLFSIIGFPEEDEAAARKTFAFLVDNQEIIDHPGNSFDMHAFGLEFRTSYCDERAKLGVEIAAEALEKDFVIGIAPQDWTNTRGLANEDVRRLIEEEFYPALRAIFERHHNTAAHLWPGFEEYSVLYGRHYHGRPFPFTTSLPDTGDPSRVRLRWNPLLDLRLEGEEVGLEGQEVRITGPSASFSMNPTLFDLLGDGLPRNVDEFLSAWLGEMPEPAREESERMFRQLAQRCIGMGFLQVELADVKDEGRTFQNVRGMGSGK
- a CDS encoding RiPP maturation radical SAM protein 1, producing the protein MAKVSPIRKGTEAVVLVVPPVLHPNMPPLGTSVLAPACVQAGVPTRVVEANVAFAAKVGFEFCGRIAASPPWKLLGEAIFLAAAYPERADEQPRVLEFLSQASGLGTIALPWEPLSEAEVSSCAEAVPGFISETVERVLAGSPRIVGLSAMGQQTLASIAIAREVKRLRPEVVTVLGGTNATEPMGSGILATTEAFDFAFSGEADLRFPEFCRTYLETGELPERRIVSCAPVADLDLVAEPDYDSYFAELELHRAYDPVADAGPANLLFESSRGCWWADKLTCKFCGYITPGTRYRVRSPEKIVTSIESLIERYGVRATRASDAIMAPHFSKNVLPLLIERGIDCSVAYEVKSNLKEAELDTFVRAGVTEVQPGIESLSSHVLGLMDKGVSALENVALLRNARSRGIEVIWNFLTAFPGEAREDYEAMIELIPLIEHLRAPVRWGPIHVSRFSPYHGDPARWKIENVRPFAVYTELFGKLADQVACNFDADYETGFTRDPDLVRRFDEVLARWTDSWQVQGDPPCLEAWPLDGGWVLVQDKRPIARAPWHLLTDVQVEAMESVRAPSRVESIRETNRALLEELVDRRLVALYEGRYLSLVSEPDVGLGLNAEREQILARSGG
- a CDS encoding YcaO-like family protein, giving the protein MKILGQDYRQAKSHRVSGSHRSCRPDKTLAAFAPFMPKLGITRLANVTGLDCIGIPVYMAIRPNSRSLAVSQGKGIDRDHAKVSALMESVENWHAEWIELPVRIGSYREMSAVGPTIDVTRLPLRSGGQLLPGNPAPWVEGYDLIREQPVWVPYEYVTMNTLLSHSMKLTFFNSSNGLASGNHLLEATLHGLLEVIERDAQDVWGRETEAARQQRRIDLDSVDDPECKKLIACFERAEVDVAVRDLTSSLGFATYECVIAESNPRSSWRGLGVFHGWGCHLSPAVALSRALCEAAQSRLTIISGSRDDNPAHIYDLQNDPQRTQTLHETFFTSPGTLAFGEHEDVSSESFEEDIAVVLDALRKADHGNAIIVDLTHSDLGIPVAKVIVPGLGVGPHRHNAAETGADPRTSKVSP
- a CDS encoding NAD(P)/FAD-dependent oxidoreductase is translated as MTSLDTLVIGGGPAGLASAVRAAWLGTTRVERQRVGLIEASELLGGLALWRPPQTFAPNSYFTKRDIKALEDACREYEVEIIRDEVVALEPGEHTRVVCRKAAHEASSVVVTTGLKRSFHTEKMLHDGGRLYWFTDLEVGAGILGRLDAHTEHRRVILCGSRMALATAQIFRALETGLEICCIVEASAPDEVLAQDVAGTVDAVGSDGTDVVVTVRSGSNAAPTELRGDVLLVDFNSYELHCASTGFVAASGIALEKNGYIQVDREMCTNMGGLFAAGDVTGPPSSVIKALYEGTMAGFSAYRHVYRLKHGSDPDLNPYFPEPIPRTF